In Acropora muricata isolate sample 2 chromosome 11, ASM3666990v1, whole genome shotgun sequence, one DNA window encodes the following:
- the LOC136890191 gene encoding ubiquitin-like modifier-activating enzyme 5 isoform X2, with protein sequence MADQIEELNAKIRELEEALEAEKKRKGPIREKIEAMSSDVVDSNPYSRLMALKRMGIVDNYEDIRSYTVVIVGVGGVGSVTAEMLTRCGIGKLLLFDYDKVELANMNRLFFRPDQSGMSKVEAAVNTLRDINPDVEFEAYNYNITLLENFKHFLCRISHGGKNEKPVDLVLSCVDNFEARMAINTACNELNQAWIESGVSENAVSGHIQFVVPGKTACFACAPPLVVASNIDEKTLKKEGVCAASLPTTMGIVAGFLVQNTLKYLLKFGSVSYYLGYNAMQDFFPSMTLKPNPACEEMICHQRQREYQESEDAKQKNEEKPESSDGVEVVHEDNDWGITLVCENTKGEDEDEEPSQELVAGVQLAYSKKKPTRKISQEISSEGQISADDELSVEDLMKKLKSI encoded by the exons ATGGCAGATCAGATCGAAGAACTAAACGCCAAGATAAGAGAACTCGAGGAAGCGTTAGAGGCCGAGAAGAAACGGAAGGGACCCATCAGAGAGAAAATCGAAGCGATGAGTTCTGACGTTGTGGACAGCAATCCTTATAG CCGTTTGATGGCTTTGAAGAGAATGGGCATAGTTGATAATTATGAG GATATTCGTAGTTACACTGTCGTGATTGTTGGTGTTGGCGGAGTAGGAAGTGTTACGGCAGAGATGTTAACAAGATGTGGAATTGGAAAG CTTCTTCTTTTTGATTATGACAAAGTGGAACTAGCAAACATGAACAG GTTGTTTTTCCGCCCGGATCAATCTGGAATGAGCAAGGTAGAAGCTGCAGTTAATACATTAAG GGATATTAATCCTGATGTTGAATTTGAGGCGTACAACTATAACATCACATTACTGGAAAATTTTAAGCACTTTTTATGCAGAATAAG TCATGGTGGCAAAAACGAGAAGCCTGTTGACCTTGTTTTAAGCTGCGTTGATAACTTTGAAGCAAGAATGGCAATTAACACA GCGTGTAATGAATTGAATCAGGCTTGGATTGAATCCGGAGTGAGTGAAAATGCAGTTTCTGGTCACATTCAGTTTGTCGTTCCTGGGAAAACGGCATGCTTTGCG TGTGCCCCGCCCCTTGTTGTGGCATCAAATATCGAcgaaaaaacactgaaaaaagaGGGAGTATGCGCCGCTTCTCTTCCAACAACTATGGGCATCGTGGCGGGATTTCTGGTTCAAAATACTCTCAA GTATCTCTTAAAGTTTGGTTCCGTCTCTTATTATCTTGGATATAACGCAATGCAAGACTTCTTTCCAAGTATGACACTGAAACCCAACCCTGCTTGTGAAGAAATGATTTGCCATCAGAGACAACGAGAGTACCAG GAGTCAGAGGACGCAAAACAGAAAAACGAGGAAAAACCCGAAAGTTCAGACGGAGTAGAAGTAGTTCACGAAGATAACGATTGGG gTATTACACTAGTTTGTGAAAACACGAAAGGCGAAGATGAGGACGAGGAGCCGTCGCAGGAACTTGTGGCAGGAGTACAGCTAGCTTATTCTAAGAAAAAGCCAACACGGAAG ATTTCACAAGAAATCAGCAGTGAAGGACAAATTTCAGCCGACGATGAGTTAAGTGTGGAAGATCTTATGAAGAAACTCAAGAGTATATAA
- the LOC136890191 gene encoding ubiquitin-like modifier-activating enzyme 5 isoform X1: MADQIEELNAKIRELEEALEAEKKRKGPIREKIEAMSSDVVDSNPYSRLMALKRMGIVDNYEDIRSYTVVIVGVGGVGSVTAEMLTRCGIGKLLLFDYDKVELANMNRLFFRPDQSGMSKVEAAVNTLRDINPDVEFEAYNYNITLLENFKHFLCRISHGGKNEKPVDLVLSCVDNFEARMAINTACNELNQAWIESGVSENAVSGHIQFVVPGKTACFACAPPLVVASNIDEKTLKKEGVCAASLPTTMGIVAGFLVQNTLKYLLKFGSVSYYLGYNAMQDFFPSMTLKPNPACEEMICHQRQREYQESEDAKQKNEEKPESSDGVEVVHEDNDWGITLVCENTKGEDEDEEPSQELVAGVQLAYSKKKPTRKQISQEISSEGQISADDELSVEDLMKKLKSI, encoded by the exons ATGGCAGATCAGATCGAAGAACTAAACGCCAAGATAAGAGAACTCGAGGAAGCGTTAGAGGCCGAGAAGAAACGGAAGGGACCCATCAGAGAGAAAATCGAAGCGATGAGTTCTGACGTTGTGGACAGCAATCCTTATAG CCGTTTGATGGCTTTGAAGAGAATGGGCATAGTTGATAATTATGAG GATATTCGTAGTTACACTGTCGTGATTGTTGGTGTTGGCGGAGTAGGAAGTGTTACGGCAGAGATGTTAACAAGATGTGGAATTGGAAAG CTTCTTCTTTTTGATTATGACAAAGTGGAACTAGCAAACATGAACAG GTTGTTTTTCCGCCCGGATCAATCTGGAATGAGCAAGGTAGAAGCTGCAGTTAATACATTAAG GGATATTAATCCTGATGTTGAATTTGAGGCGTACAACTATAACATCACATTACTGGAAAATTTTAAGCACTTTTTATGCAGAATAAG TCATGGTGGCAAAAACGAGAAGCCTGTTGACCTTGTTTTAAGCTGCGTTGATAACTTTGAAGCAAGAATGGCAATTAACACA GCGTGTAATGAATTGAATCAGGCTTGGATTGAATCCGGAGTGAGTGAAAATGCAGTTTCTGGTCACATTCAGTTTGTCGTTCCTGGGAAAACGGCATGCTTTGCG TGTGCCCCGCCCCTTGTTGTGGCATCAAATATCGAcgaaaaaacactgaaaaaagaGGGAGTATGCGCCGCTTCTCTTCCAACAACTATGGGCATCGTGGCGGGATTTCTGGTTCAAAATACTCTCAA GTATCTCTTAAAGTTTGGTTCCGTCTCTTATTATCTTGGATATAACGCAATGCAAGACTTCTTTCCAAGTATGACACTGAAACCCAACCCTGCTTGTGAAGAAATGATTTGCCATCAGAGACAACGAGAGTACCAG GAGTCAGAGGACGCAAAACAGAAAAACGAGGAAAAACCCGAAAGTTCAGACGGAGTAGAAGTAGTTCACGAAGATAACGATTGGG gTATTACACTAGTTTGTGAAAACACGAAAGGCGAAGATGAGGACGAGGAGCCGTCGCAGGAACTTGTGGCAGGAGTACAGCTAGCTTATTCTAAGAAAAAGCCAACACGGAAG CAGATTTCACAAGAAATCAGCAGTGAAGGACAAATTTCAGCCGACGATGAGTTAAGTGTGGAAGATCTTATGAAGAAACTCAAGAGTATATAA
- the LOC136890182 gene encoding uncharacterized protein isoform X3, which produces MALIPRFALLSLLLLPYQCEAATENCRETQCLLLPVGDDQVASEFRVKASEKGVRLVHINLVIGSASYDPLDLPDVFLPRRWIWANTIYEPMLSLPDDYDILSAGLLNYQVRSIDVKLKDQPSGCLAKLNSTCQNLAVGRMLLENVTSSISGDILHKKTPVVCVALINRIFGDVRYHCCDMHNEGNEPATIRCERRVDKGDLIFKRIIFMFYLLMSFFVTFYIPFLPLALPNVVFSLQNEVEKEIRLSKQTILETTRYRAVAEGEQDNQRETGADRSNAEDEALLPTTSGTAIPAAGTSTTVTINANQEETDQNTSDCAENSRKRGEETEFIPVDDSSPVNFSTLLRKQPSDGHDFRRHLGSLSSGLKRRRTKTQRREAI; this is translated from the exons ATGGCCCTTATACCGCGTTTCGCTTTGCTCTCACTTTTGTTATTGCCATATCAGTGCGAAGCTGCGACAGAGAATTGCCGCGAAACACAATGTCTGCTTTTACCTGTTGGAGACGATCAAGTTgcatctgaatttcgtgtgaagGCTTCAGAGAAAGGTGTTAGGTTGGTTCATATCAACTTGGTCATCGGTAGCGCGAGCTACGATCCACTGGATTTACCAGACGTGTTCCTCCCTCGCAGATGGATCTGGGCTAACACAATCTATGAGCCGATGCTTTCTTTACCCGACGATTATGATATTCTTTCTGCGGGTCTTCTGAATTACCAAGTGAGAAGCATAGACGTAAAGTTGAAAGATCAACCGAGCGGATGCCTGGCTAAATTGAACTCGACATGCCAGAATCTAGCAGTCGGAAGAATGTTGTTAGAAAATGTGACAAGTAGCATCTCTGGTGACATATTGCACAAAAAGACGCCAGTGGTTTGTGTAGCACTGATAAACAGGATTTTTGGGGATGTAAGATATCATTGCTGTGATATGCACAACGAAGGCAATGAGCCGGCCACGATTCGCTGCGAAAGGAGAGTTGACAAAGGCGACTTGATCTTTAAGAGAATAATTTTTATGTTCTATCTTTTAATGTCATTCTTCGTTACATTTTACATTCCTTTCCTTCCTCTTGCATTACCAAACGTTGTTTTCAGTCTTCAAAACGAAGTTGAAAAGGAAATTCGCCTGTCAAAGCAGACCATTTTGGAAACAACACGATATCGAGCCGTCGCGGAAGGCGAACAGGACAACCAGAGGGAGACTGGAGCAGATCGATCGAACGCAGAGGACGAAGCCTTACTTCCTACTACTTCTGGTACTGCTATTCCTGCTGCTGGTACTTCTACTACTGTCACTATTAATGCGAATCAAGAAGAAACTGACCAAAACACATCAGATTGTGCGGAAAATAGTCGCAAAAGAGGAGAGGAAACCGAATTCATCCCTGTAGATGATTCAAGTCCAGTGAATTTTTCCACTCTTTTAC GGAAACAGCCTTCAGATGGACACGACTTCAGACGACATCTTGGTTCACTTTCTTCTGGATTAAAACGTCGGCGAACGAAGACTCAGAGGCGCGAGGCAATTTAA
- the LOC136890182 gene encoding uncharacterized protein isoform X2 translates to MALIPRFALLSLLLLPYQCEAATENCRETQCLLLPVGDDQVASEFRVKASEKGVRLVHINLVIGSASYDPLDLPDVFLPRRWIWANTIYEPMLSLPDDYDILSAGLLNYQVRSIDVKLKDQPSGCLAKLNSTCQNLAVGRMLLENVTSSISGDILHKKTPVVCVALINRIFGDVRYHCCDMHNEGNEPATIRCERRVDKGDLIFKRIIFMFYLLMSFFVTFYIPFLPLALPNVVFSLQNEVEKEIRLSKQTILETTRYRAVAEGEQDNQRETGADRSNAEDEALLPTTSGTAIPAAGTSTTVTINANQEETDQNTSDCAENSRKRGEETEFIPVDDSSPVNFSTLLRSIPQLFLKALTSNSIFTGWAKIKMERKIDKAVKEYSRNVEAIDQQIADT, encoded by the exons ATGGCCCTTATACCGCGTTTCGCTTTGCTCTCACTTTTGTTATTGCCATATCAGTGCGAAGCTGCGACAGAGAATTGCCGCGAAACACAATGTCTGCTTTTACCTGTTGGAGACGATCAAGTTgcatctgaatttcgtgtgaagGCTTCAGAGAAAGGTGTTAGGTTGGTTCATATCAACTTGGTCATCGGTAGCGCGAGCTACGATCCACTGGATTTACCAGACGTGTTCCTCCCTCGCAGATGGATCTGGGCTAACACAATCTATGAGCCGATGCTTTCTTTACCCGACGATTATGATATTCTTTCTGCGGGTCTTCTGAATTACCAAGTGAGAAGCATAGACGTAAAGTTGAAAGATCAACCGAGCGGATGCCTGGCTAAATTGAACTCGACATGCCAGAATCTAGCAGTCGGAAGAATGTTGTTAGAAAATGTGACAAGTAGCATCTCTGGTGACATATTGCACAAAAAGACGCCAGTGGTTTGTGTAGCACTGATAAACAGGATTTTTGGGGATGTAAGATATCATTGCTGTGATATGCACAACGAAGGCAATGAGCCGGCCACGATTCGCTGCGAAAGGAGAGTTGACAAAGGCGACTTGATCTTTAAGAGAATAATTTTTATGTTCTATCTTTTAATGTCATTCTTCGTTACATTTTACATTCCTTTCCTTCCTCTTGCATTACCAAACGTTGTTTTCAGTCTTCAAAACGAAGTTGAAAAGGAAATTCGCCTGTCAAAGCAGACCATTTTGGAAACAACACGATATCGAGCCGTCGCGGAAGGCGAACAGGACAACCAGAGGGAGACTGGAGCAGATCGATCGAACGCAGAGGACGAAGCCTTACTTCCTACTACTTCTGGTACTGCTATTCCTGCTGCTGGTACTTCTACTACTGTCACTATTAATGCGAATCAAGAAGAAACTGACCAAAACACATCAGATTGTGCGGAAAATAGTCGCAAAAGAGGAGAGGAAACCGAATTCATCCCTGTAGATGATTCAAGTCCAGTGAATTTTTCCACTCTTTTAC GTTCAATTCCACAATTGTTTTTGAAAGCACTGACTTCGAATAGCATTTTCACCGGATGggcaaaaatcaaaatggaacGAAAAATTGATAAAGCGGTAAAAGAATACAGTAGAAACGTGGAAGCTATAGACCAACAAATTGCAGATACTTAA
- the LOC136890182 gene encoding uncharacterized protein isoform X1, whose product MALIPRFALLSLLLLPYQCEAATENCRETQCLLLPVGDDQVASEFRVKASEKGVRLVHINLVIGSASYDPLDLPDVFLPRRWIWANTIYEPMLSLPDDYDILSAGLLNYQVRSIDVKLKDQPSGCLAKLNSTCQNLAVGRMLLENVTSSISGDILHKKTPVVCVALINRIFGDVRYHCCDMHNEGNEPATIRCERRVDKGDLIFKRIIFMFYLLMSFFVTFYIPFLPLALPNVVFSLQNEVEKEIRLSKQTILETTRYRAVAEGEQDNQRETGADRSNAEDEALLPTTSGTAIPAAGTSTTVTINANQEETDQNTSDCAENSRKRGEETEFIPVDDSSPVNFSTLLRECVEKLLNIPMSFNIKLFVMLLCFFPCIIYFQMALYRTLKKRHLNECYKKRVAIKEVTIFSQFLFFVPIDEGQSLPFLLAVILILTLLALILKPNDFVIPEGIECTRCRKYSEKHDNTFRFSDHRLVGVEIRRHLKIRNRLPRIFLRNCRRKVIYGWQSVSYSCYEIWQKSRLHRVICVVLSLILIPFAAIISLVALSVIIVVLVLVETGYTISYSPFVTTCECGMKLTCDNRFRNICPKIPRMFQICLCLCLFFIIYWVSTTSLYFVLRVLEYTMLGLTLNVQFHNCF is encoded by the exons ATGGCCCTTATACCGCGTTTCGCTTTGCTCTCACTTTTGTTATTGCCATATCAGTGCGAAGCTGCGACAGAGAATTGCCGCGAAACACAATGTCTGCTTTTACCTGTTGGAGACGATCAAGTTgcatctgaatttcgtgtgaagGCTTCAGAGAAAGGTGTTAGGTTGGTTCATATCAACTTGGTCATCGGTAGCGCGAGCTACGATCCACTGGATTTACCAGACGTGTTCCTCCCTCGCAGATGGATCTGGGCTAACACAATCTATGAGCCGATGCTTTCTTTACCCGACGATTATGATATTCTTTCTGCGGGTCTTCTGAATTACCAAGTGAGAAGCATAGACGTAAAGTTGAAAGATCAACCGAGCGGATGCCTGGCTAAATTGAACTCGACATGCCAGAATCTAGCAGTCGGAAGAATGTTGTTAGAAAATGTGACAAGTAGCATCTCTGGTGACATATTGCACAAAAAGACGCCAGTGGTTTGTGTAGCACTGATAAACAGGATTTTTGGGGATGTAAGATATCATTGCTGTGATATGCACAACGAAGGCAATGAGCCGGCCACGATTCGCTGCGAAAGGAGAGTTGACAAAGGCGACTTGATCTTTAAGAGAATAATTTTTATGTTCTATCTTTTAATGTCATTCTTCGTTACATTTTACATTCCTTTCCTTCCTCTTGCATTACCAAACGTTGTTTTCAGTCTTCAAAACGAAGTTGAAAAGGAAATTCGCCTGTCAAAGCAGACCATTTTGGAAACAACACGATATCGAGCCGTCGCGGAAGGCGAACAGGACAACCAGAGGGAGACTGGAGCAGATCGATCGAACGCAGAGGACGAAGCCTTACTTCCTACTACTTCTGGTACTGCTATTCCTGCTGCTGGTACTTCTACTACTGTCACTATTAATGCGAATCAAGAAGAAACTGACCAAAACACATCAGATTGTGCGGAAAATAGTCGCAAAAGAGGAGAGGAAACCGAATTCATCCCTGTAGATGATTCAAGTCCAGTGAATTTTTCCACTCTTTTACGTGAGTGTGTTGAGAAATTGCTAAATATACCCATGTCATTTAACATCAAATTATTCGTTATGCTTCTTTGCTTTTTTCCATGTATCATTTATTTTCAAATGGCGCTTTACCGAACCCTGAAAAAGAGGCACCTGAACGAATGTTATAAAAAAAGGGTCGCGATTAAGGAGGTCACAATTTTCtctcagtttttattttttgttccaATAGATGAGGGACAATCTCTACCATTTTTACTTGCGGTCATTTTAATTCTTACATTACTGGCCTTGATTTTAAAACCAAATGATTTCGTAATCCCTGAGGGCATAGAATGCACGCGTTGCAGGAAATACAGTGAAAAGCATGACAACACATTTCGTTTCTCAGATCACCGTTTGGTGGGGGTTGAAATTCGTCGTCACTTGAAAATTCGCAATCGGCTTCCTAGAATTTTTCTTCGCAATTGTCGACGTAAGGTCATTTATGGTTGGCAAAGTGTTTCTTATTCTTGTTACGagatatggcaaaaatcgcgaTTGCATCGTGTAATTTGCGTTGTATTGAGTTTAATTTTGATTCCATTCGCGGCAATTATTTCTCTGGTAGCACTatctgtgataattgttgttttaGTTCTCGTTGAGACCGGTTATACCATTTCCTATTCGCCTTTTGTAACAACGTGTGAGTGTGGTATGAAACTAACTTGTGATAACAGATTCAGAAATATTTGTCCCAAGATTCCGCGGAtgtttcaaatttgtttatgtctttgtttatttttcataatttattggGTCTCAACAActtctttgtattttgtcctCAGAGTACTAGAATATACAATGCTTGGATTGACTCTTAAT GTTCAATTCCACAATTGTTTTTGA
- the LOC136890182 gene encoding uncharacterized protein isoform X5, giving the protein MALIPRFALLSLLLLPYQCEAATENCRETQCLLLPVGDDQVASEFRVKASEKGVRLVHINLVIGSASYDPLDLPDVFLPRRWIWANTIYEPMLSLPDDYDILSAGLLNYQVRSIDVKLKDQPSGCLAKLNSTCQNLAVGRMLLENVTSSISGDILHKKTPVVCVALINRIFGDVRYHCCDMHNEGNEPATIRCERRVDKGDLIFKRIIFMFYLLMSFFVTFYIPFLPLALPNVVFSLQNEVEKEIRLSKQTILETTRYRAVAEGEQDNQRETGADRSNAEDEALLPTTSGTAIPAAGTSTTVTINANQEETDQNTSDCAENSRKRGEETEFIPVDDSSPVNFSTLLQ; this is encoded by the exons ATGGCCCTTATACCGCGTTTCGCTTTGCTCTCACTTTTGTTATTGCCATATCAGTGCGAAGCTGCGACAGAGAATTGCCGCGAAACACAATGTCTGCTTTTACCTGTTGGAGACGATCAAGTTgcatctgaatttcgtgtgaagGCTTCAGAGAAAGGTGTTAGGTTGGTTCATATCAACTTGGTCATCGGTAGCGCGAGCTACGATCCACTGGATTTACCAGACGTGTTCCTCCCTCGCAGATGGATCTGGGCTAACACAATCTATGAGCCGATGCTTTCTTTACCCGACGATTATGATATTCTTTCTGCGGGTCTTCTGAATTACCAAGTGAGAAGCATAGACGTAAAGTTGAAAGATCAACCGAGCGGATGCCTGGCTAAATTGAACTCGACATGCCAGAATCTAGCAGTCGGAAGAATGTTGTTAGAAAATGTGACAAGTAGCATCTCTGGTGACATATTGCACAAAAAGACGCCAGTGGTTTGTGTAGCACTGATAAACAGGATTTTTGGGGATGTAAGATATCATTGCTGTGATATGCACAACGAAGGCAATGAGCCGGCCACGATTCGCTGCGAAAGGAGAGTTGACAAAGGCGACTTGATCTTTAAGAGAATAATTTTTATGTTCTATCTTTTAATGTCATTCTTCGTTACATTTTACATTCCTTTCCTTCCTCTTGCATTACCAAACGTTGTTTTCAGTCTTCAAAACGAAGTTGAAAAGGAAATTCGCCTGTCAAAGCAGACCATTTTGGAAACAACACGATATCGAGCCGTCGCGGAAGGCGAACAGGACAACCAGAGGGAGACTGGAGCAGATCGATCGAACGCAGAGGACGAAGCCTTACTTCCTACTACTTCTGGTACTGCTATTCCTGCTGCTGGTACTTCTACTACTGTCACTATTAATGCGAATCAAGAAGAAACTGACCAAAACACATCAGATTGTGCGGAAAATAGTCGCAAAAGAGGAGAGGAAACCGAATTCATCCCTGTAGATGATTCAAGTCCAGTGAATTTTTCCACTCTTTTAC AATAA
- the LOC136890182 gene encoding uncharacterized protein isoform X4, whose translation MALIPRFALLSLLLLPYQCEAATENCRETQCLLLPVGDDQVASEFRVKASEKGVRLVHINLVIGSASYDPLDLPDVFLPRRWIWANTIYEPMLSLPDDYDILSAGLLNYQVRSIDVKLKDQPSGCLAKLNSTCQNLAVGRMLLENVTSSISGDILHKKTPVVCVALINRIFGDVRYHCCDMHNEGNEPATIRCERRVDKGDLIFKRIIFMFYLLMSFFVTFYIPFLPLALPNVVFSLQNEVEKEIRLSKQTILETTRYRAVAEGEQDNQRETGADRSNAEDEALLPTTSGTAIPAAGTSTTVTINANQEETDQNTSDCAENSRKRGEETEFIPVDDSSPVNFSTLLQY comes from the exons ATGGCCCTTATACCGCGTTTCGCTTTGCTCTCACTTTTGTTATTGCCATATCAGTGCGAAGCTGCGACAGAGAATTGCCGCGAAACACAATGTCTGCTTTTACCTGTTGGAGACGATCAAGTTgcatctgaatttcgtgtgaagGCTTCAGAGAAAGGTGTTAGGTTGGTTCATATCAACTTGGTCATCGGTAGCGCGAGCTACGATCCACTGGATTTACCAGACGTGTTCCTCCCTCGCAGATGGATCTGGGCTAACACAATCTATGAGCCGATGCTTTCTTTACCCGACGATTATGATATTCTTTCTGCGGGTCTTCTGAATTACCAAGTGAGAAGCATAGACGTAAAGTTGAAAGATCAACCGAGCGGATGCCTGGCTAAATTGAACTCGACATGCCAGAATCTAGCAGTCGGAAGAATGTTGTTAGAAAATGTGACAAGTAGCATCTCTGGTGACATATTGCACAAAAAGACGCCAGTGGTTTGTGTAGCACTGATAAACAGGATTTTTGGGGATGTAAGATATCATTGCTGTGATATGCACAACGAAGGCAATGAGCCGGCCACGATTCGCTGCGAAAGGAGAGTTGACAAAGGCGACTTGATCTTTAAGAGAATAATTTTTATGTTCTATCTTTTAATGTCATTCTTCGTTACATTTTACATTCCTTTCCTTCCTCTTGCATTACCAAACGTTGTTTTCAGTCTTCAAAACGAAGTTGAAAAGGAAATTCGCCTGTCAAAGCAGACCATTTTGGAAACAACACGATATCGAGCCGTCGCGGAAGGCGAACAGGACAACCAGAGGGAGACTGGAGCAGATCGATCGAACGCAGAGGACGAAGCCTTACTTCCTACTACTTCTGGTACTGCTATTCCTGCTGCTGGTACTTCTACTACTGTCACTATTAATGCGAATCAAGAAGAAACTGACCAAAACACATCAGATTGTGCGGAAAATAGTCGCAAAAGAGGAGAGGAAACCGAATTCATCCCTGTAGATGATTCAAGTCCAGTGAATTTTTCCACTCTTTTAC AGTACTAG